The Natronoarchaeum philippinense genome includes the window GCACGGATGCGCGAGGCGCTGGAGGACTTCGAGCACCTCTCGGGCGACACCCATCCCGACGACTACGCGTACATCCCGTTCCACACGCCGTTCCCGGGGATGGTCCGCAAGGCGGGCCTGCTCGGATATCGCCACATGATCCGGGACACCGGCGTCGAGGACGAACTGGCCGAGGAGATCGGCCGCCAGCCCCGACGTGAAGCGTTCGACGACGAGGAGGCCTACCAAGAGGCGATTCGGGAGTACGTCGACGCACTGGCCGAGACCGAGCGCTATCAGGAGTGGTACGGCAACACCGTCGAACCGACGCTGTCGATCTCGCGCGAGGTCGGCAACTGGTACACCGGCTCGGTCCACATCGCTCGCGCGAGCGCGCTTCGGGACGCCGACGAGAAGGACATCGATCTGACGGGCCAAGAGCTACTGGTCGGTTCCTACGGCTCGGGCGCGCAGGCCGAGATTCACGCCGAGACGGTCCAAGAGGGCTGGCGCGAGGAGATCGAGGCGATGAACGTCGACGAGCAGCTCGATCGACGCTACGACATCTCCTTCGAGGAGTACGAGGAGATCCACGACGCCCACAACCACGATGTCGACTCCGACGTGGAGGAACTGACGACGCCCGAAAACGAGTTCGTCTTCGACGGCTGGGGCCGCATGGGCGAGCGCAAGTACCGGTACGTCGAGTAACGGCGGCTGGGCCGACGGCTTCTTTTTGGGCCGATCAGGGAAGCTCGCGCATCGCGTCGAGCATCCCGTCCAAGTCGGCGTTCGACACCGCCAGCGAGTAGTCGTCGATCGTCGCCAGTTTCGGCGCGTGTTCCCAGAGTTCGTCGGGCTCTAACCCGTGGAGCACGAC containing:
- the hmgB gene encoding hydroxymethylglutaryl-CoA synthase, with the protein product MTAVGIDAIEIRTGRLKLDLPGTFAPEQGEDPEKYTKGLGLHASSFPDSYEDIVTMGANAAHRLMERKGLEPEDIGRIDVATESAFDNSKPVSTYIAGCLEQVYDGDFHHANKGERKFACVAATQAVDDAYNWIRAGRNRGRAALVIATDTALYARDDPGEATQGAGAVAMLIDEDPSVVEISTEQGYGSADETDFLKPQQQFPSVDGKRSMQVYLARMREALEDFEHLSGDTHPDDYAYIPFHTPFPGMVRKAGLLGYRHMIRDTGVEDELAEEIGRQPRREAFDDEEAYQEAIREYVDALAETERYQEWYGNTVEPTLSISREVGNWYTGSVHIARASALRDADEKDIDLTGQELLVGSYGSGAQAEIHAETVQEGWREEIEAMNVDEQLDRRYDISFEEYEEIHDAHNHDVDSDVEELTTPENEFVFDGWGRMGERKYRYVE